A single window of Xylocopilactobacillus apicola DNA harbors:
- a CDS encoding glycosyltransferase family 8 protein has protein sequence MTKIIPIFYGINDTYAPYLAASLNSLGKVANPANIYEITIIYQELAADNITKLQQFAQDNIRVNFKQLENDLQQDLNNDQNPLRADFVTFTIYYRLFIADLFPQYDKAIYLDGDTVINTDPAKLYDQDLLDNLIGAVPDAFITHDPRGRKYARDALAVDENFYINSGVLLMNLKALRAQHFSEKFMDLLNKYHFKLIAPDQDYLNALCFGKTLYLDPRWDVQTEHVISMNFKPHIVHYNLFGKPWNYDKVPFEDLFWESSRETPYYDEVAKIKAEYSAEQKQHDQERQDLLIKRVEETPDYPVTFKKVLQQGVQIHV, from the coding sequence ATGACTAAAATTATTCCCATTTTTTATGGCATTAATGATACTTATGCACCATACTTAGCAGCTTCTTTGAACTCTCTAGGAAAAGTTGCTAATCCCGCTAATATTTACGAAATAACTATTATTTATCAAGAATTGGCAGCCGATAATATAACCAAATTGCAGCAATTTGCTCAAGATAATATCCGTGTTAATTTCAAGCAGTTGGAAAATGATTTGCAGCAAGATCTTAACAATGACCAAAATCCATTACGAGCAGATTTCGTTACTTTTACGATTTATTATCGTTTGTTTATTGCTGATCTTTTTCCCCAATACGATAAAGCAATTTATTTAGACGGCGACACCGTTATTAATACCGATCCAGCTAAATTATATGACCAAGATCTTCTTGACAATTTAATCGGAGCAGTTCCGGATGCTTTTATCACCCACGATCCACGCGGACGCAAATACGCACGCGATGCTCTTGCAGTGGATGAGAACTTCTATATTAATTCAGGAGTTTTACTCATGAATTTAAAAGCTCTTCGCGCGCAACATTTTAGCGAAAAATTTATGGATCTTCTAAACAAATATCATTTTAAATTAATTGCTCCTGATCAAGATTACTTAAATGCTCTTTGTTTTGGCAAAACACTCTATCTCGATCCGCGCTGGGATGTGCAAACCGAACATGTTATTTCCATGAATTTTAAACCTCATATCGTTCATTACAATTTATTTGGCAAACCATGGAATTATGACAAGGTACCTTTTGAAGATCTCTTCTGGGAATCATCACGTGAAACTCCCTATTATGATGAGGTTGCAAAAATTAAAGCTGAATATTCTGCTGAACAAAAACAACACGACCAAGAACGTCAGGATTTATTAATTAAACGCGTTGAAGAAACGCCTGATTATCCAGTGACGTTCAAAAAAGTGCTGCAACAAGGAGTTCAAATTCACGTATGA
- a CDS encoding lysophospholipid acyltransferase family protein, with product MIIGGDKSQVIDNIKQNADHQLFNDKVEVADPTLSVEEEDQLIHSFLAHRSTLSYHVKNWLARFSMRALTDIVNSNTIIEPASKISELPQGGIITCNHFNPLDNTAIRKLVAKKHRRLFVVSQPTNLKMTGLLGFFMNYDDIIPLSKSFRYLKATFPRLLQETFQKGNYVLIYPEQEMWFNYRLPRPPKRGAYYFAAKLNVPIISCFVEIQDLAQDDNQQFKKVRYVVHVLPTIYPDPDQNIEHNTNMMMAKDYAQKSAAYEKSYHQKLDYEFSPSDIAGWQGN from the coding sequence ATGATTATTGGAGGCGATAAAAGTCAAGTAATTGATAACATCAAGCAAAATGCAGATCATCAACTTTTTAACGACAAGGTTGAAGTTGCTGATCCAACTCTTAGTGTTGAGGAAGAAGATCAGTTGATTCATAGTTTTCTTGCCCACCGTTCAACGCTTTCTTATCACGTTAAAAACTGGCTCGCTCGCTTTTCGATGCGAGCTTTAACCGACATTGTTAACTCTAACACGATCATTGAACCTGCCAGTAAAATTTCTGAGTTGCCGCAAGGCGGGATTATCACCTGTAATCATTTTAATCCCCTTGATAACACCGCCATCAGGAAATTAGTTGCAAAAAAACACCGTCGACTTTTTGTTGTCAGCCAACCAACTAATTTGAAAATGACTGGTTTGCTTGGTTTTTTTATGAATTATGACGATATTATTCCTCTTAGTAAAAGTTTTCGTTATTTAAAGGCCACTTTTCCCCGACTTTTACAGGAAACTTTTCAAAAAGGAAACTACGTTCTCATCTATCCTGAGCAGGAGATGTGGTTTAATTACCGTCTCCCTCGTCCGCCTAAGCGTGGTGCTTATTATTTCGCTGCGAAACTAAATGTCCCAATTATTTCCTGCTTTGTTGAAATTCAAGATCTAGCTCAAGACGATAATCAACAATTCAAAAAAGTCCGCTACGTTGTCCACGTTTTGCCAACGATTTACCCTGACCCCGACCAAAATATTGAACACAATACCAACATGATGATGGCAAAAGATTACGCCCAAAAATCCGCAGCTTATGAAAAATCCTACCACCAGAAATTAGACTATGAATTTAGTCCAAGTGATATTGCAGGCTGGCAGGGCAACTAA
- a CDS encoding SOS response-associated peptidase family protein, which yields MCGRYQFELNQNPEIKRIYDLAATQGEKPAIGEVTPGSNPATIIIKDQKICVVAMKWGFPGFKPTQLVINARRESVESKVLFKNPFLKSRCVFPATGFYEWDQLHQKYLFDYGNEQNLYLAGFYAYFNNVACSVILTTEPNVSVKAVHERMPVILTKSQIKPWLTDLNFARRLITAQMPSLRVEKKS from the coding sequence ATGTGCGGTCGTTATCAATTTGAGCTAAATCAAAATCCAGAAATTAAACGAATTTATGATTTAGCTGCTACACAAGGGGAAAAGCCAGCGATTGGTGAGGTGACTCCCGGTTCAAATCCCGCAACTATTATCATAAAAGATCAAAAAATCTGCGTAGTTGCAATGAAATGGGGATTTCCTGGCTTTAAGCCAACCCAATTAGTAATTAATGCGCGCAGGGAATCAGTAGAATCTAAAGTATTATTCAAAAATCCCTTTTTAAAATCACGCTGTGTTTTTCCAGCAACTGGTTTTTATGAATGGGATCAACTGCATCAGAAATACCTTTTCGATTACGGCAATGAACAAAATCTTTATCTCGCAGGATTTTATGCTTATTTTAATAACGTTGCCTGCAGCGTTATTCTCACCACTGAACCAAATGTCAGCGTCAAAGCTGTTCATGAACGGATGCCGGTGATTTTAACAAAAAGTCAGATTAAACCTTGGTTAACTGATCTGAATTTTGCCCGCAGATTAATAACTGCGCAGATGCCAAGTTTAAGAGTTGAAAAAAAGAGCTGA
- the manA gene encoding mannose-6-phosphate isomerase, class I: MIEPLFLSPSFQPKIWGGRKLETVFNYQIPAGKIGEAWAISAHPHGPSKIQNGPLAGEELNEAFKLHPEYFGNPKEKVFPLLTKILDADASLSVQVHPDDEYAEVHEHELGKTECWYVIQADPDSYLIYGHHAKNRQELAEMINKGEWDQLLRKYPVKTGDFIYVPSGTIHALNKGIMVLETQQSSDTTYRLYDYDRVDEKTGEKRELHLQQSIDVTTVPNVDPKLNVKEQQRGASTFTTYIEAPISPFFSVWQWRIKDRQKLTHQRAPYTLASVIEGKGSLSVDGKDYPIQKGVHFIIPAQVSTWELAGDLQIIASEPNNK; encoded by the coding sequence ATGATAGAACCATTGTTTTTGAGCCCCAGCTTTCAGCCGAAAATTTGGGGCGGGCGCAAGTTAGAGACGGTTTTTAATTATCAAATTCCAGCCGGAAAGATTGGAGAAGCGTGGGCGATTTCAGCTCATCCCCATGGTCCGAGTAAAATTCAAAACGGACCACTTGCAGGCGAAGAATTAAATGAAGCTTTTAAATTACACCCGGAATATTTTGGTAATCCGAAGGAGAAAGTTTTTCCGTTATTAACCAAAATTTTGGATGCTGATGCAAGTTTGTCGGTGCAGGTTCACCCGGATGACGAATATGCCGAAGTTCATGAGCATGAACTGGGAAAGACGGAGTGCTGGTACGTAATTCAAGCTGACCCAGACTCTTATCTAATTTATGGGCATCATGCTAAAAATCGGCAGGAACTTGCTGAAATGATCAATAAAGGTGAGTGGGATCAGCTTTTGCGTAAATATCCAGTCAAGACAGGAGATTTCATTTACGTTCCGAGCGGCACTATTCACGCTTTAAACAAGGGCATTATGGTGCTTGAGACCCAGCAGTCAAGTGACACAACGTATCGACTGTATGATTATGATCGCGTGGATGAGAAAACGGGAGAGAAGCGGGAATTACATTTGCAACAATCAATCGATGTCACGACGGTCCCCAATGTTGATCCCAAACTTAATGTTAAAGAGCAACAGCGCGGAGCATCGACTTTCACGACTTATATCGAAGCGCCGATATCACCGTTTTTTAGTGTTTGGCAGTGGCGCATCAAAGACCGTCAAAAATTAACGCACCAGCGAGCTCCGTACACTTTGGCATCAGTTATTGAGGGCAAGGGCAGCTTGAGCGTTGATGGCAAAGATTATCCAATTCAAAAAGGTGTGCATTTCATTATTCCAGCTCAGGTTTCAACTTGGGAGCTGGCGGGCGATTTGCAGATTATTGCCTCAGAGCCAAATAATAAGTAA
- a CDS encoding histidine phosphatase family protein, with translation MHQTIYLMRHAQTLFNSQDRIQGWSDSPLTEKGIAQAKIAEHYFTDRKIRIDRAYASTSERASDTLELVTDLPYQRLKGLREWNYGTFEAQPVNMYPYNHDTDFFPLFGGESDQDVQKRITATMMEIVTTDNSPNKLVVSHGGTIRSFVRAWQQHEASHEYLHYENCCILKFFYEDGIFSFQEMFNSDFSSLD, from the coding sequence ATGCACCAAACGATTTATCTCATGCGCCACGCTCAAACATTGTTTAACTCACAAGACCGCATTCAAGGCTGGTCTGACTCACCGCTAACGGAAAAGGGAATTGCTCAAGCAAAAATCGCCGAACACTACTTCACTGATCGCAAAATCAGAATTGATCGTGCTTACGCGTCAACCTCCGAGCGAGCATCAGATACCCTGGAACTGGTAACTGACTTGCCGTATCAACGCCTAAAAGGTTTAAGAGAATGGAATTATGGTACTTTTGAAGCTCAGCCCGTCAACATGTATCCTTACAATCATGACACTGATTTCTTCCCACTTTTCGGCGGAGAAAGTGATCAAGACGTCCAAAAAAGAATTACCGCAACAATGATGGAAATTGTCACCACTGATAACTCGCCCAACAAACTTGTTGTGTCTCATGGAGGAACAATACGCAGTTTTGTCCGTGCATGGCAGCAACATGAAGCTAGCCATGAGTACTTACATTATGAAAATTGCTGTATTTTGAAGTTCTTCTATGAAGATGGAATTTTTTCATTTCAAGAAATGTTTAACTCCGATTTCAGCTCGCTGGACTAA